In the genome of Eriocheir sinensis breed Jianghai 21 chromosome 44, ASM2467909v1, whole genome shotgun sequence, one region contains:
- the LOC126980292 gene encoding tigger transposable element-derived protein 4-like isoform X2, which translates to MEDLHRGTCTELERLAAAAATMDYSDSLATAHQPALTVTAPVLTPQFTQDHYQRQYTRHDTHLRPSYEQVPRPPPSAHHQGAPPAHVPPPPPTIQYVTERPGHYGRTGQFVSMVDLQYGNAQVMAPLPGPEAQYPPPPPPEVPQQVPLITPSPPALEPVQKEKRKVPATAPSKRRKAEERGKQEEVDEEALKGEDKEGNVLEMPQPITDSNGTLLYPCSMCGTNLPSIGAWQEHAADHLNNANKRRNGLSLEVKIEIIKRINSGEKQADMAEEYMVNRSTIKSIMKKSSSYLQCWKKGMFHPDSKRLKGPKREDIEAALYSWYKQAVATGTPVSGPILCSKALAFASKLGHVDFKATHGWLDRFKKRKNIVFGRAPARRKREEEENSNAELKPSEWQSGVLHQLLLEHEPGDIFAVEEIGLLYRTLPSHVLALRGERCAGGVRSRLRLTVLLCGNMTGTEKFPLLVVGKHPKPSSFRHVKSLPVQYVANQKAWMTSDSFGAWLQDVDSWFVQQCRRVVVVASTLPIHAKPPSGLRAVRLVTSPQGFVGPLRQGVTMAFKRNYRRGLLETLVNQLQREDVAPGGKRQRRPNTKLSLLTCLHQLATAWHSVTDSVISASFTRAGMSKYATWGAPPLPPDPSLGAENLTLLHRLRSLGLSVPPDMTFNDFVNFDNDVQTCNLNNDDDILAIVTGADRDDDGCGDDDEEEEDDGEEEGAGEESDHGPSLNQVEAALATLRKHIQYQEGAQEMFRVLAHLEYLIYKGQVGAKGVGVQPTSSTAH; encoded by the coding sequence ATGGAGGACCTTCACCGGGGGACCTGCACAGAGCTGGAGCGTCTGGCGGCAGCCGCGGCGACCATGGACTACTCTGACTCCCTCGCCACGGCCCACCAGCCAGCCCTTACCGTCACTGCCCCCGTCCTCACCCCGCAGTTCACCCAGGACCACTACCAGCGACAGTACACCCGCCACGACACCCACCTGCGGCCCTCCTATGAGCAGGTGCCAAGGCCACCACCCTCAGCCCACCACCAGGGAGCCCCGCCAGCGCATGTACCACCACCTCCGCCCACGATCCAGTATGTCACAGAACGTCCAGGGCATTATGGCAGGACGGGCCAGTTTGTGTCCATGGTGGATCTACAGTATGGCAACGCCCAGGTGATGGCTCCTCTCCCGGGCCCCGAGGCACAGtacccaccccctcccccgccaGAGGTCCCCCAGCAGGTGCCTCtcatcaccccatcaccaccagccCTGGAACCAGtgcagaaggagaagaggaaagtgcCTGCCACTGCCCCcagcaagaggaggaaagcagaggagagagggaagcaggaggaggtggatgaggaggccCTGaagggggaggacaaggagggcaATGTTCTGGAGATGCCGCAGCCCATCACGGACTCCAATGGCACCCTGCTGTACCCCTGCTCCATGTGCGGCACCAACCTGCCCTCCATCGGGGCCTGGCAGGAGCACGCTGCCGACCACCTCAACAATGCCAACAAGCGCAGGAACGGCCTTTCCCTCGAGGTCAAGATTGAGATTATCAAGAGAATTAACAGCGGGGAGAAGCAGGCGGACATGGCGGAGGAGTACATGGTCAACCGCTCCACCATCAAGTCCATCATGAAGAAGTCCAGCAGCTACCTCCAGTGCTGGAAGAAAGGAATGTTCCACCCGGACAGCAAGCGCCTCAAGGGACCAAAGCGGGAGGACATTGAGGCAGCGCTGTACTCCTGGTACAAGCAGGCGGTGGCCACGGGCACCCCCGTGTCCGGCCCCATCCTGTGCTCCAAGGCCCTGGCCTTTGCCAGCAAGCTgggccacgttgacttcaaggcaACACACGGCTGGCTGGACCGcttcaagaagaggaaaaatattgtGTTTGGCCGAGCACCAgccagaagaaaaagggaagaagaggagaacagcAATGCAGAGCTCAAGCCCAGTGAGTGGCAGTCAGGAGTGCTGCACCAGCTGTTGTTGGAGCACGAACCCGGGGACATCTTTGCTGTGGAGGAGATAGGCCTGCTGTACCGCACGCTGCCCAGCCACGTGCTGGCCCTGCGAGGGGAGCGCTGTGCCGGCGGTGTGCGCAGCAGGCTGAGGCTGACTGTGCTGTTGTGTGGCAACATGACCGGCACGGAGAAGTTCCCGCTGCTGGTGGTGGGCAAGCACCCCAAGCCCTCCAGCTTCCGGCACGTCAAGAGTCTGCCGGTGCAGTACGTGGCCAACCAGAAGGCGTGGATGACCAGCGACAGCTTTGGGGCGTGGCTGCAGGACGTGGACTCCTGGTTCGTGCAGCAGTGCCgccgcgtggtggtggtggcctccACCCTCCCCATCCACGCCAAGCCCCCCAGTGGCCTGCGCGCGGTGCGTCTCGTCACATCGCCACAGGGGTTTGTCGGTCCCCTCAGGCAGGGTGTCACCATGGCCTTCAAGAGAAACTACCGGCGCGGGCTGCTGGAGACACTGGTGAACCAGCTGCAGCGGGAGGACGTGGCCCCCGGGGGCAAGCGCCAGCGGCGGCCCAACACCAAGCTGAGTCTGCTGACCTGCCTGCACCAGCTGGCCACCGCCTGGCACAGCGTCACCGACAGTGTCATCAGCGCCAGCTTCACCCGCGCTGGCATGAGTAAATATGCCACGTGGGGCGCCCCGCCGCTGCCCCCGGACCCCTCGCTGGGCGCTGAGAACCTGACGCTGCTGCACCGCCTGCGTTCCCTGGGCCTCTCGGTGCCGCCCGACATGACCTTCAATGACTTTGTGAACTTTGACAACGACGTGCAGACCTGCAACctcaacaacgacgacgacatcCTGGCCATCGTGACCGGCGCCGACCGCGACGACGACGGCTGCGgagatgacgacgaggaggaagaggacgatggggaggaggagggggcgggggaggagagcGACCACGGCCCTTCGTTGAACCAGGTGGAGGCGGCCCTGGCCACCCTCAGGAAGCACATCCAGTACCAGGAGGGCGCCCAGGAGATGTTCCGGGTGCTGGCCCACCTGGAGTACCTCATCTACAAGGGGCAGGTGGGGGCCAAGGGGGTGGGGGTGCAGCCCACCTCATCCACCGCACACTAG